From Ruminococcaceae bacterium KH2T8, one genomic window encodes:
- a CDS encoding rhamnosyltransferase, with protein MKKVLIMLACYNGGKYIGEQIESIIGQTYSDFELVIQDDGSTDETIDIVKAYCDSDSRITLRINDTQYHGAFLNFHILANLYKNANNFDYYMFSDQDDIWDKNKIETMVQFLEKNTQDDVPSLVYADMRTIDQNKQMIESSIDNVWKISGKNKCSYFFSHKVFGCNLMMNAALFNVVPYINPSDFGVRILSHDNLYAKFAATLGEVYFIDEQLMSYRRHGGNQTTEQQYRISIKRILQRLFGLHRLAEKHACAYNQTMYAIKLLRTIELDADQISFVNDIDFILRHKGFKSLFLINQHKVKWGGLVENTSHKLIIFLGMHLRFLELND; from the coding sequence GTGAAAAAAGTATTGATAATGTTGGCTTGTTATAATGGCGGGAAATATATTGGCGAGCAGATTGAGAGTATTATCGGGCAAACATATTCAGATTTTGAATTGGTTATTCAGGATGATGGATCTACTGATGAAACAATTGATATTGTGAAAGCTTACTGTGATTCTGATAGTCGCATAACACTTCGAATTAATGATACCCAATATCATGGGGCTTTCCTGAACTTCCATATCTTGGCTAATTTGTATAAAAATGCTAATAATTTTGATTACTACATGTTTTCAGATCAGGATGATATCTGGGATAAGAATAAGATTGAGACAATGGTTCAATTCTTAGAGAAGAATACGCAGGATGATGTTCCTTCTTTGGTTTATGCTGACATGCGTACCATTGACCAGAATAAGCAGATGATTGAATCAAGTATAGATAATGTGTGGAAGATTTCAGGCAAGAACAAATGCAGTTACTTTTTTTCTCATAAAGTATTTGGCTGTAATCTGATGATGAATGCAGCTTTGTTTAATGTTGTTCCATATATTAATCCATCAGATTTTGGTGTTCGTATTCTATCGCATGACAATCTTTATGCAAAATTCGCAGCAACATTAGGTGAAGTGTATTTCATAGATGAACAGTTGATGTCATATCGTAGACATGGTGGGAATCAGACTACTGAACAGCAATATAGAATCAGCATTAAAAGGATATTACAAAGACTCTTTGGACTACATCGATTAGCAGAAAAGCACGCATGTGCCTACAATCAGACTATGTATGCCATAAAGTTGCTCAGAACAATTGAGTTAGATGCAGATCAGATTTCTTTTGTGAATGACATTGATTTTATTCTTAGGCATAAAGGGTTTAAATCTTTGTTTTTGATTAATCAACATAAGGTTAAATGGGGTGGGTTAGTAGAGAATACAAGCCACAAATTGATTATCTTTTTAGGGATGCATTTGAGGTTCTTGGAATTGAATGATTAA
- a CDS encoding Nucleoside-diphosphate-sugar epimerase yields MKENYKDVYSREIERILVHIPRLEKIKNSNILVSGCTGMLCSVVVDILLYLNLTRNYSIKVFLAARNKSRVAERFAFWGMEYDFIEYDATKYETIEVNAKLNYIIHGASNASPKVYVNEPVETMLANSLGTKVLLDLALDNAARFLYVSSSEVYGKKDTSNPYKETDYGYIDILNPRSCYPTSKRFAETLCASYSVENNVDTVIVRPGHIYGHTITATDDRASAQFTRSAVHGEDIIMKSKGLQLRSYCHVLDCASALLCVLINGERNTAYNISNPNSVVTISQMAEALSKAGDVKILFDTPSEQESKGFNLMDNSALDSSRITELGWRGEYTMQGGADITIALLSAWDGADS; encoded by the coding sequence GTGAAAGAGAATTATAAGGATGTATACTCTCGAGAAATAGAAAGAATACTAGTCCATATTCCAAGACTCGAAAAAATCAAGAATTCGAATATTCTAGTTTCCGGATGTACAGGTATGTTGTGTTCTGTAGTAGTAGATATACTACTATATTTGAATTTGACTAGGAATTATTCGATTAAAGTATTTTTGGCAGCACGTAATAAGAGCAGGGTAGCTGAACGCTTCGCTTTTTGGGGGATGGAGTACGATTTTATCGAATATGATGCCACCAAATACGAAACTATCGAAGTTAATGCAAAACTAAATTATATAATCCATGGTGCAAGTAACGCATCGCCTAAAGTTTATGTAAATGAACCCGTTGAAACTATGTTGGCCAATTCCTTAGGTACTAAGGTTTTATTAGATTTGGCCCTTGATAATGCTGCGAGGTTTTTATATGTTTCATCGAGCGAAGTATATGGGAAAAAAGATACGAGTAATCCCTATAAAGAGACTGACTATGGCTATATTGACATTTTGAATCCGCGCTCGTGTTATCCAACTTCGAAAAGATTCGCTGAGACTTTATGTGCTTCTTATTCAGTTGAGAATAATGTGGATACAGTTATTGTACGTCCGGGACACATTTATGGTCATACGATTACTGCAACTGATGATAGAGCATCTGCTCAATTCACTAGAAGTGCTGTTCATGGAGAAGATATTATCATGAAGAGCAAAGGTTTGCAGCTGAGATCGTATTGCCATGTTTTAGATTGTGCGTCCGCTTTGCTGTGTGTGTTGATTAATGGTGAAAGAAATACAGCATATAACATTTCAAACCCAAATTCTGTAGTTACTATTAGCCAAATGGCAGAGGCTCTCTCCAAAGCCGGGGATGTTAAGATTTTGTTCGATACGCCTAGCGAGCAGGAGTCGAAGGGCTTCAATTTGATGGATAATTCTGCGTTGGATTCAAGCCGAATTACTGAACTCGGTTGGCGTGGAGAATATACCATGCAAGGTGGAGCGGATATAACGATCGCATTATTATCTGCTTGGGATGGAGCCGACTCGTGA
- a CDS encoding Glycosyltransferase involved in cell wall bisynthesis, with protein MSKILTVSIAAYNVGEYLDNTLKSLVDDDSLDKLEVLIVNDGSSDNTTLIAHEYEKRYPGVFYAIDKENGGYGSTINAAIAKATGKYFKILDGDDWYKTENLSGFISFLEKSEADIVISPYILFNESTQKESIVDKRDLRVSNLDAYYAEDGSVFRMHEMCIRTNLLLENKVTITENCFYTDNEYVFIPLLYANTVDKYIAPVYVYRVGYDGQSVSLSGRKKHWQDAAVVEKKLLECYKSRESQLSAASRGALSELLLELAEYQLINYCLIDDISQGKKELVEFDAFLKNSDSTLYKKISVKNKKVCLLRITNYLSYGLVRKMFISYFSKNQAGCS; from the coding sequence ATGAGCAAAATTTTAACAGTCTCTATAGCTGCATATAATGTAGGAGAATATCTAGATAATACATTGAAATCATTAGTAGATGATGACTCGCTAGACAAGTTGGAGGTTTTGATAGTTAACGATGGATCAAGTGATAATACTACTTTGATTGCTCATGAATACGAAAAACGTTATCCGGGTGTTTTCTATGCAATTGATAAAGAGAATGGTGGTTATGGATCAACTATAAATGCCGCGATAGCTAAAGCAACGGGAAAGTATTTCAAGATTCTGGATGGTGACGATTGGTATAAAACAGAGAACCTATCAGGATTCATTAGCTTTTTGGAAAAATCGGAGGCTGATATAGTAATATCGCCGTATATTCTGTTTAATGAGAGCACACAAAAGGAATCTATTGTTGATAAGCGTGATTTGCGTGTTTCTAATCTTGACGCATACTATGCGGAAGACGGTAGTGTGTTTCGTATGCATGAAATGTGTATTCGGACTAATCTCCTACTCGAGAATAAAGTTACCATAACCGAGAATTGCTTTTATACTGACAACGAATACGTTTTTATCCCGCTTCTATATGCTAATACTGTGGATAAGTATATTGCACCGGTGTATGTTTATCGGGTGGGGTACGATGGACAAAGTGTGAGTTTAAGTGGAAGAAAAAAGCATTGGCAAGATGCCGCTGTTGTAGAGAAAAAACTTCTTGAGTGTTATAAAAGTCGAGAAAGTCAGCTGAGCGCTGCGTCTCGCGGTGCGTTGAGTGAATTGTTGCTTGAATTAGCAGAGTACCAGTTAATTAATTATTGTCTTATTGATGATATTAGCCAAGGCAAAAAAGAATTAGTTGAGTTTGATGCATTTTTAAAGAATTCAGACAGCACTTTATATAAAAAGATATCTGTAAAAAACAAAAAAGTGTGCCTTTTAAGAATAACGAATTATCTGAGCTATGGACTTGTTCGCAAAATGTTCATCAGCTATTTCTCTAAAAACCAAGCAGGATGTAGTTAA
- a CDS encoding 2-C-methyl-D-erythritol 4-phosphate cytidylyltransferase, protein MIVALLTAAGTGSRMGQDIPKQFMHVENKPLIVHTMEAFERHPAIDAIMVVTLSSWMDVLNAYAAQFNITKLKWIVPGGETGQESIYNGLVELSNHVHDEDIVMVHDGNRCMVSSEIISDSIATYRKYGSAVAAIPCVEAVFRSDDNGISSIDSIPREQLLRTQTPHTYSYRTLMSAHEEAKTKGITSTAASCTLMQQLGKRVYFSKGSEENIKITTVDDLMIFKALLHTKKDTWLK, encoded by the coding sequence ATGATTGTAGCATTACTTACAGCGGCTGGTACCGGAAGCAGAATGGGACAGGATATTCCAAAGCAGTTTATGCATGTTGAGAATAAGCCTTTGATTGTTCATACGATGGAAGCGTTTGAACGTCATCCTGCGATAGATGCAATTATGGTTGTGACTCTCTCTTCGTGGATGGATGTGTTGAATGCTTATGCGGCGCAATTTAATATCACAAAATTGAAATGGATTGTTCCAGGTGGAGAGACGGGTCAAGAATCCATCTACAATGGATTAGTTGAACTTAGTAATCATGTCCATGATGAAGATATAGTTATGGTTCACGATGGGAATCGTTGTATGGTATCCAGCGAGATAATTTCAGATAGTATTGCAACCTATCGTAAATATGGTAGTGCTGTAGCAGCAATTCCATGCGTTGAAGCAGTATTTAGAAGTGATGATAATGGAATATCTTCAATAGATTCAATCCCCAGGGAGCAATTATTGAGGACTCAAACGCCACACACATATTCATATAGAACTCTTATGTCAGCGCATGAAGAGGCTAAAACGAAGGGCATTACAAGCACTGCGGCATCCTGTACTCTTATGCAACAGTTAGGGAAGCGTGTGTACTTTTCTAAAGGTTCTGAGGAGAATATTAAGATCACCACTGTTGATGATCTTATGATTTTTAAAGCATTACTTCATACCAAAAAGGATACGTGGCTTAAGTGA
- a CDS encoding Glycosyl transferases group 1, producing the protein MSKKNLLWVSYFVPYDKVQHAGGKIHNFYLKGIQKTGKYNIKLLTCAKEEELDSIDLDKAEIEYHLYISRKTEKFKTFVEKVDYWSFWRTRSGFTSRYKRDFFINSLLDLKNSGYAPDVIVLQWTQVVLIESEIKKIYPHVPVICIEEDVSYQSFYRRYLHEKNLVKKFLRKMVYLQLKKLELECLRRADLIILNNSKDKKMLNEQSIDNIWVWTPYFQDFSYKEHLGDRNELLFYGAMSRDENWKSVIWFVDNVLPYIKNKEVKLVVVGGNPHKELLKINNPRVELTGYVDDVSEYFSRSKCLVAPLVLGAGVKIKVLEAMSAGLPVITNNIGIEGISAKDRIDYFHCETPDEYINVINAILDDCYDLREISMNSKNVIRTNYDIDKSLGLFDLELDRLSVKK; encoded by the coding sequence GTGAGCAAGAAGAATTTGTTGTGGGTATCATATTTCGTACCATATGATAAAGTACAGCATGCAGGAGGGAAAATACACAATTTCTATCTTAAAGGGATACAAAAGACAGGCAAATACAACATAAAACTACTTACATGTGCAAAGGAAGAAGAACTAGATAGTATTGATTTGGATAAGGCTGAGATAGAGTATCATTTATATATCAGTCGAAAAACAGAGAAATTTAAGACGTTTGTAGAGAAAGTTGACTATTGGTCGTTCTGGAGAACTAGGAGCGGTTTTACATCAAGATATAAACGTGATTTCTTTATTAATTCATTATTAGATTTGAAAAACAGTGGATACGCTCCTGATGTTATTGTGTTGCAGTGGACTCAAGTTGTACTTATTGAATCTGAGATTAAGAAAATATATCCACATGTGCCAGTAATATGTATAGAGGAAGATGTTTCATACCAATCTTTTTATCGGAGATATCTGCATGAAAAGAATTTAGTGAAAAAATTCCTAAGAAAAATGGTCTATCTGCAATTGAAGAAATTGGAGCTAGAATGTCTTAGGCGCGCTGATTTAATTATATTGAATAATTCCAAAGATAAAAAAATGCTAAATGAACAAAGCATAGATAATATTTGGGTGTGGACTCCATATTTTCAGGATTTTAGTTATAAGGAGCACCTTGGAGATCGTAATGAATTGCTGTTTTACGGTGCTATGTCCAGAGATGAGAATTGGAAGAGTGTGATATGGTTTGTAGATAATGTTTTACCTTACATAAAAAACAAGGAGGTAAAACTAGTAGTTGTAGGTGGAAACCCGCATAAGGAATTATTGAAGATTAATAATCCGAGAGTTGAGTTAACTGGGTATGTCGATGATGTATCAGAGTATTTTTCTCGTTCCAAATGTTTAGTTGCACCATTAGTTTTGGGTGCGGGGGTGAAAATCAAGGTTTTGGAAGCAATGTCAGCAGGGCTTCCTGTGATAACTAATAATATAGGGATAGAAGGAATCTCGGCTAAAGATAGAATTGATTATTTTCATTGTGAAACACCTGATGAGTATATCAATGTAATAAATGCTATACTGGACGATTGTTATGATTTGCGAGAAATCTCAATGAATAGTAAAAATGTCATAAGAACAAATTATGATATTGATAAGAGCTTGGGATTATTTGACTTAGAGTTGGATAGACTTAGTGTTAAGAAATGA
- a CDS encoding lipopolysaccharide cholinephosphotransferase (manually curated), with translation MGLSTVSVFKNIDIKNNPNLIELDDIKLHQLQGVLFGMLKEFDAFCRENGIQYSLAGGSMLGAVRHGGFIPWDDDVDLLMTRNDYNKLRKCFDSGLGSEYWLHTPEDTHDYGLGMARLRKKGTICRSREDLNNDDCGVYLDIFIMENTYNFLPMRYLHGFLSLAVGFILSCRCFWKNKDFYLDLVKNDSVSKKVFKKKVFLGRLFSFLSLDAWTHLWNRINSMCKHDDTSFVTVPTGRKHFFKETYTRSWACAFKDIDYSFDGDTASFMVMEGTDEYLRMLYGDYMKLPDPKDIEKHIVLELKL, from the coding sequence GTGGGTTTATCGACTGTTTCAGTATTCAAAAATATAGATATCAAGAATAATCCGAACTTAATTGAATTAGATGATATCAAACTACACCAATTGCAAGGTGTATTGTTTGGCATGCTTAAAGAATTCGATGCTTTTTGTCGAGAAAACGGCATTCAATACTCTCTGGCAGGCGGAAGTATGTTAGGTGCAGTTCGTCATGGTGGGTTCATCCCTTGGGATGACGATGTCGATTTACTTATGACTCGCAATGATTATAACAAACTGAGAAAGTGTTTTGATTCGGGTCTCGGTTCTGAATATTGGTTGCACACTCCTGAAGATACACACGATTATGGCTTAGGTATGGCGCGCTTGAGAAAGAAAGGTACCATATGTCGTTCTAGAGAAGACTTGAATAATGATGATTGTGGTGTGTATTTAGACATATTCATAATGGAAAATACGTATAATTTTTTACCAATGCGATATTTGCATGGTTTTTTATCGTTAGCTGTAGGATTCATATTATCATGTCGGTGTTTTTGGAAGAATAAAGATTTCTATCTTGATTTAGTGAAAAATGATTCAGTTTCTAAAAAGGTGTTTAAAAAGAAAGTATTTTTAGGCAGGTTATTTTCTTTTCTTTCTCTGGATGCATGGACTCATTTATGGAACCGAATTAACTCAATGTGCAAGCATGATGATACATCTTTTGTAACTGTTCCTACTGGAAGAAAGCATTTTTTCAAAGAAACATATACTAGAAGTTGGGCATGTGCTTTTAAAGACATAGATTATTCATTTGATGGTGATACAGCTAGTTTCATGGTTATGGAAGGCACCGATGAATACTTAAGAATGTTATATGGTGATTATATGAAGTTGCCTGACCCTAAGGACATTGAAAAGCATATTGTCTTGGAATTGAAACTATAA